Proteins co-encoded in one Leptospira levettii genomic window:
- the lptB gene encoding LPS export ABC transporter ATP-binding protein codes for MENLVKIYNKRKVVDGVSFYIRKGEIVGLLGPNGAGKTTSFYMSVGFVTPDEGHVFIDNEDLTKAPMHIRARMGVGYLAQEASIFRKLTVAENLEAILETMNLPGDEIIRRRDELLLELQIMRVANQKGYTLSGGERRRCEIARALVTNPDFILLDEPFAGVDPIAVKDIQNVIQSLKERGLGILITDHNVRETLKITDRAYIMYSGRILISGTADDLINDPETRRIYLGEDFKL; via the coding sequence ATGGAGAATCTGGTAAAGATCTATAACAAACGTAAAGTTGTGGATGGAGTCAGCTTTTATATCCGAAAAGGTGAAATTGTAGGTCTTCTTGGACCCAATGGTGCCGGAAAAACGACAAGTTTTTATATGAGTGTTGGATTCGTGACTCCCGATGAAGGCCATGTATTTATCGATAATGAGGACTTAACGAAAGCACCAATGCACATTCGTGCTCGTATGGGTGTTGGTTATCTTGCCCAAGAGGCCAGTATCTTTCGTAAACTCACAGTTGCGGAAAATCTGGAAGCTATTTTGGAAACAATGAATTTACCTGGTGATGAAATTATCCGTCGTCGGGATGAACTTCTTTTGGAACTACAAATCATGCGAGTGGCAAATCAAAAAGGTTATACACTTTCTGGTGGAGAAAGGCGAAGATGTGAAATTGCGAGAGCACTAGTTACAAATCCCGACTTCATTTTGTTAGATGAACCGTTTGCGGGTGTTGACCCAATCGCAGTGAAAGATATTCAAAATGTGATACAATCTTTGAAAGAAAGAGGACTTGGGATTTTAATTACTGACCATAATGTTAGGGAAACTTTAAAGATTACAGACCGAGCTTATATCATGTATAGTGGTAGAATTTTGATATCGGGAACTGCGGATGATCTCATCAACGATCCAGAAACAAGGCGAATTTATTTAGGTGAGGATTTTAAACTTTAG
- a CDS encoding LptA/OstA family protein, with protein MRQLVVVSLFLGFVLQLNTSPIPILYGNDDFFKSDDPILKNEDKKSKKDKIPIIWGGSSLTQEERVVNGFPVKVFILGGGAYIMHKSIKLSAKEIEIIGEEALIGNLKGQVIVEDIQNGVTLTATKGVYDKVAGTVSLENHPILTQKKDGKMVRIKCQSILRNLEEAKTTLAGKVVVTSEEFQVFGEDAVFSEKEDRIDLKGEPFLFSENRFLIGQTLSYFVKEGSIQLDGDATIYQVSYENKKDKEKDTVTKERVLTLFSGKTLTHLNKGKETVTSMNGDAFMYRKNSEFKADLLESRKSNKEIKATGNVSYLDKENGYRMEGGILFYDKEKGYSYLTESPKIVFLNKKDLVERGQLTSVFIERFDEKNETVARGDVQVETQSAKATGEFATYYEKKDELVLEGNPTLVRDSTKVSAGKIILFPKSDKALLTDGLKVIPNGEKK; from the coding sequence ATGAGACAATTGGTGGTTGTATCTCTATTCTTAGGATTTGTTTTGCAATTAAATACTTCGCCGATTCCTATTTTGTATGGGAACGATGATTTTTTTAAATCGGATGATCCAATTCTAAAGAACGAAGATAAAAAATCGAAAAAAGATAAAATCCCAATCATTTGGGGCGGAAGTAGTCTCACACAAGAAGAAAGAGTGGTGAATGGATTTCCAGTAAAAGTTTTTATCTTAGGTGGTGGGGCTTATATTATGCATAAGTCCATTAAACTTAGTGCCAAGGAAATTGAAATCATTGGTGAAGAAGCTCTTATCGGAAACCTAAAAGGCCAAGTGATTGTTGAAGACATTCAGAATGGAGTGACACTCACCGCAACAAAAGGTGTTTATGATAAAGTTGCTGGCACTGTTAGTTTGGAAAATCATCCCATCTTAACTCAAAAAAAAGATGGAAAAATGGTTAGGATTAAATGCCAATCCATCCTTCGGAATTTGGAAGAAGCAAAAACAACTCTCGCAGGAAAAGTAGTTGTTACCTCTGAAGAATTCCAAGTCTTCGGCGAGGATGCAGTTTTTTCCGAAAAGGAAGATCGTATCGATTTAAAAGGAGAACCGTTTTTGTTCTCAGAAAATCGATTTCTCATAGGACAAACTCTTTCTTATTTTGTGAAAGAAGGAAGTATTCAACTGGATGGAGACGCAACCATCTACCAAGTGAGTTACGAAAATAAAAAAGATAAAGAAAAAGATACAGTCACAAAAGAAAGAGTCCTAACATTGTTTTCAGGCAAAACCTTGACTCACTTAAATAAAGGCAAAGAAACCGTTACTTCTATGAATGGTGATGCGTTTATGTACAGAAAAAATTCTGAATTTAAAGCTGATTTATTGGAAAGTAGAAAAAGTAATAAAGAAATAAAAGCTACGGGTAACGTGAGTTATTTGGATAAAGAAAATGGTTATAGAATGGAAGGTGGAATCCTATTTTATGATAAAGAAAAGGGTTATTCTTATTTAACCGAATCTCCCAAAATTGTTTTTTTAAATAAAAAAGATTTAGTAGAACGTGGACAATTAACATCGGTCTTTATTGAAAGATTTGATGAAAAAAATGAAACAGTTGCTCGGGGTGATGTGCAGGTAGAAACACAATCAGCGAAAGCCACTGGTGAGTTTGCCACTTATTATGAAAAAAAAGATGAACTAGTATTGGAAGGAAACCCAACCCTTGTGAGAGACTCTACAAAAGTATCTGCTGGGAAAATCATCTTGTTTCCAAAATCGGACAAAGCCTTGTTAACTGATGGGCTAAAGGTAATCCCGAATGGTGAAAAAAAGTAA
- the lptC gene encoding LPS export ABC transporter periplasmic protein LptC has translation MKKKVWTLCFLLVFTTCKDKEYLRIEVEKESGSMVSMRNFSRASYKESGELEWKLKGAESYIFPKENKTIVYGFEFNQFEKGKVTSLMTGNRGEINHQTKTVVLEGKVRLRTNDGKFIESESLTYNLEEKTLASEADVLVYSDGTTIRGKGLRADKSLNKFTIIQPKAVTVGGSNPLKEKP, from the coding sequence ATGAAAAAGAAGGTATGGACATTATGTTTCCTCTTAGTTTTTACAACATGTAAAGACAAGGAATACCTTCGCATCGAAGTCGAAAAAGAATCTGGATCCATGGTTTCAATGAGAAACTTTAGCCGTGCTTCTTACAAAGAATCTGGTGAATTAGAATGGAAACTAAAGGGAGCAGAATCTTATATTTTTCCTAAAGAAAACAAAACCATTGTGTATGGATTTGAGTTCAATCAGTTTGAAAAAGGTAAGGTTACCTCTCTCATGACAGGGAATCGAGGTGAGATTAACCACCAAACCAAAACAGTAGTATTAGAAGGAAAAGTTCGCCTAAGAACCAATGACGGAAAATTTATCGAATCAGAATCTCTTACTTATAATTTAGAAGAAAAAACTCTCGCTTCTGAAGCGGATGTCCTTGTTTATTCTGATGGAACCACCATTCGTGGGAAAGGATTACGAGCTGATAAAAGTTTAAATAAATTCACAATCATCCAACCAAAAGCAGTCACAGTTGGCGGATCCAATCCACTGAAGGAAAAACCATGA
- the kdsA gene encoding 3-deoxy-8-phosphooctulonate synthase, with protein sequence MYDLIEEREFFGKKIGGRQPFFLISGPCVMENKDLLDRVCGEMKAICDELGIVYIFKSSFDKANRSSINSYRGPGLDEGRKLLDFIKNKYNVPVLTDIHETIQVDPLKDTVDIFQIPAFLSRQTDLIAKAAETGKWVNVKKGQFMAPDDTRHIKTKIQESGSEKYMVTERGASFGYGNLVFDLRGIPMMHKHGIPIVFDGTHSAQLPGAAGNITGGLREFIPHMMRGAVSVGVEGLFMEVHPDPEKALSDATTQFPLAKAKGLLTQLLELDRLVKTKFLED encoded by the coding sequence ATGTACGATTTAATTGAAGAAAGAGAATTTTTTGGAAAAAAAATCGGAGGTCGTCAGCCGTTTTTTCTAATCTCTGGGCCTTGTGTCATGGAGAACAAAGACTTACTGGATCGTGTTTGTGGTGAAATGAAGGCCATCTGTGATGAGTTAGGCATTGTTTATATTTTTAAATCTTCTTTTGACAAAGCGAATCGTTCGTCTATCAATTCCTATCGTGGTCCAGGTTTGGATGAAGGACGGAAACTTCTTGATTTTATCAAAAATAAATACAATGTTCCCGTACTGACAGACATCCATGAAACCATTCAAGTGGATCCATTAAAAGACACAGTGGACATTTTTCAAATTCCAGCTTTCTTAAGCCGACAAACGGATCTTATTGCAAAAGCAGCAGAAACGGGAAAATGGGTAAATGTAAAAAAAGGCCAGTTTATGGCCCCTGATGACACAAGGCATATCAAAACAAAAATCCAAGAGTCTGGTTCTGAAAAGTACATGGTCACCGAACGGGGTGCGAGTTTCGGATATGGAAACCTTGTGTTTGATTTGAGAGGGATTCCTATGATGCATAAACATGGAATTCCCATTGTATTTGATGGAACACATTCAGCGCAGTTACCTGGTGCTGCTGGTAACATAACAGGTGGTTTGCGAGAGTTCATTCCACATATGATGCGTGGTGCAGTTTCTGTAGGTGTGGAGGGACTTTTTATGGAAGTTCACCCTGATCCTGAAAAGGCTTTATCGGATGCAACAACACAATTCCCTTTAGCAAAGGCAAAGGGATTACTCACTCAACTTTTAGAATTGGATCGTTTGGTAAAAACGAAGTTTTTAGAGGACTAG
- a CDS encoding CTP synthase, producing MSKTRYIFITGGVSSSLGKGVTVAALGCLLEARGYTVSLQKMDPYINIDPGTMSPYQHGEVYVTEDGAETDLDLGYYERFTKSKFSRKNSVSTGQIYHAVIERERKGDYLGRTVQVVPHITNEIRNRIYNLTRDQETDFVIVEIGGTVGDIESIPFLEAIRQMRYEHGSNQVLFLHLTLVPTITAAGEAKTKPTQHSVKELLALGIQPDVLICRINKPMSKEMKNKISLFCNVKEQNVISAVDITTSIYEIPLMYREDKLDEVVLNALGMDLRKLNFSQWENMVKKIRNTKKTVKIALIGKYISLQDAYRSVYESLAHGGIANDVEVEVVKINPEDIDSKNTKELLKGVHGVLVPGGFGERGIEGKIAAIQYARTKQIPFFGICLGMQCAVIEFARHVLGFKDANSTEFKPNVEYPVISMIEEQKEIERMGGTMRLGAYPCVVKKGTLAYSEYKADRISERHRHRFEFTLRFKDDFEKKGMNLSGFSPDGSLVEIVEIPNHPWFIGVQFHPEFQSKPTDPHPLFAGFIKAASKLAKKSED from the coding sequence TTGTCCAAGACCAGATATATATTCATTACCGGTGGTGTTTCCTCTTCTTTGGGAAAAGGGGTCACTGTCGCCGCTCTCGGTTGTTTGTTAGAAGCCAGAGGTTATACCGTCTCTTTACAAAAAATGGATCCTTATATCAATATTGACCCAGGTACAATGAGTCCCTACCAACATGGGGAAGTTTATGTGACCGAAGATGGAGCAGAGACGGATTTAGATTTAGGTTATTATGAACGTTTCACCAAATCAAAATTTTCCCGTAAAAATTCTGTTTCCACGGGTCAAATTTACCACGCAGTCATCGAACGGGAACGGAAAGGGGATTACCTTGGAAGAACCGTACAAGTTGTACCCCATATCACCAATGAAATTCGAAATCGTATTTATAATCTAACGCGTGATCAAGAAACAGACTTTGTGATTGTAGAAATTGGAGGGACTGTCGGAGATATTGAGTCCATTCCATTTTTGGAAGCAATTCGCCAAATGCGATATGAACATGGCAGTAACCAGGTTTTATTCCTTCACCTAACACTTGTCCCTACGATTACTGCAGCTGGTGAAGCTAAAACAAAACCTACCCAACACTCAGTAAAAGAATTACTCGCACTAGGAATCCAACCAGACGTATTAATCTGTAGGATCAATAAACCAATGTCAAAAGAGATGAAAAATAAAATCTCTCTCTTTTGTAATGTGAAAGAACAAAATGTAATCTCTGCTGTTGATATCACAACTTCCATTTATGAAATTCCTCTGATGTATAGAGAAGATAAATTGGATGAAGTTGTTCTCAATGCACTCGGTATGGATTTACGAAAACTTAATTTTTCCCAATGGGAAAATATGGTTAAAAAAATTCGTAATACAAAAAAGACCGTAAAAATAGCATTAATTGGGAAATATATCTCCTTACAAGATGCATATCGATCCGTTTACGAATCTTTGGCTCATGGTGGAATCGCCAATGATGTAGAAGTGGAAGTTGTCAAAATTAATCCGGAAGACATTGATTCCAAAAATACCAAAGAACTGCTTAAGGGTGTTCACGGGGTTCTTGTTCCTGGTGGGTTTGGGGAACGTGGGATCGAAGGAAAAATTGCAGCCATCCAATATGCAAGAACCAAACAGATTCCATTTTTTGGGATTTGTTTAGGAATGCAATGTGCAGTGATTGAATTTGCACGCCATGTTTTAGGTTTCAAAGACGCCAATTCAACGGAATTCAAACCAAATGTTGAATACCCTGTGATTTCTATGATTGAAGAACAAAAAGAAATCGAACGTATGGGTGGAACAATGCGCCTTGGTGCTTATCCATGTGTGGTTAAAAAAGGAACACTTGCTTATAGTGAATATAAAGCTGATCGAATTTCAGAACGTCACAGACACCGTTTTGAATTTACACTTCGATTTAAGGATGATTTTGAGAAAAAAGGAATGAATTTATCTGGTTTTTCACCTGATGGTAGTTTGGTGGAGATAGTTGAAATTCCAAACCATCCTTGGTTCATAGGAGTTCAATTCCATCCAGAATTCCAATCAAAACCAACTGATCCACATCCACTCTTTGCAGGTTTTATCAAGGCTGCATCGAAATTAGCGAAAAAATCGGAGGATTAA
- the rfaE2 gene encoding D-glycero-beta-D-manno-heptose 1-phosphate adenylyltransferase: MNFYESIQSKIISKEEIEPKRKTLEGKKIVFTNGCFDILHPGHVSYLAQARDLGDYLWIGVNSDESVRRLKGESRPINSCEDRMMVLAALSSVDFVSSFSEDTPLEILKKVRPSIHSKGGDYQIETLPEYQILKEMGADIQILPFVSGKSTTKILEKAKSPS; encoded by the coding sequence ATGAATTTTTACGAGTCAATACAAAGTAAAATCATCTCAAAAGAAGAGATCGAACCAAAACGTAAGACTCTCGAAGGGAAAAAAATCGTATTTACGAATGGTTGTTTTGATATTTTACACCCAGGTCATGTGAGTTATTTAGCGCAGGCTCGTGATTTAGGAGATTACCTTTGGATTGGTGTGAATTCTGATGAGAGTGTCAGAAGGTTAAAAGGTGAATCTAGACCTATTAATTCCTGTGAAGATCGAATGATGGTGCTTGCTGCTTTATCTTCCGTGGATTTTGTTTCCAGTTTTTCAGAAGATACTCCCTTAGAAATTTTAAAAAAGGTGAGACCTTCTATCCATTCCAAAGGTGGGGACTACCAAATTGAAACCCTCCCAGAATACCAAATTTTAAAGGAGATGGGTGCGGATATTCAAATTTTGCCATTTGTTTCCGGAAAATCCACTACCAAGATTTTAGAAAAAGCGAAATCCCCTTCCTAA
- the rfaE1 gene encoding D-glycero-beta-D-manno-heptose-7-phosphate kinase, with amino-acid sequence MLKIKKSLLHQTFAKLSQIKVLVIGDLILDEYLIGSVERISPEAPVPVVWVRSEKQTLGGSGNVVQNLSSIGVRGIVFGRIGEDKAGENLESILLSNSVAKEDLALLKSKQIPTILKTRIIASHQQVCRVDREEIVPLTNDEEKQILERLKEKIKEASAVILSDYDKGYLTPSLIQAVISLCNVEKKIVTVDPQVSHFFLYKNIHIMTPNHHEAGKALGKKLSSDSEIELACREISEKITPDAMMITRGEKGMSIYERTSNRFYHIPTVAKEVFDVTGAGDTVITTYTAFVASGMNIGEAALVSNVSAGIVVGKLGAATVTQSEIEEALRTLGYLEESI; translated from the coding sequence TTGTTGAAAATCAAAAAATCTTTGCTCCACCAAACCTTTGCCAAACTTTCCCAAATCAAAGTTCTCGTCATAGGAGATTTGATTTTAGATGAATATTTAATTGGTTCAGTGGAAAGGATCTCTCCCGAAGCACCTGTTCCCGTTGTTTGGGTTAGAAGCGAAAAACAAACTTTAGGTGGATCAGGTAATGTTGTTCAAAACTTATCATCCATTGGAGTTAGAGGTATTGTTTTTGGCAGAATTGGGGAAGACAAAGCTGGTGAAAATTTAGAATCAATTTTACTTTCTAATTCGGTAGCAAAAGAAGACTTAGCCTTACTAAAATCCAAACAAATTCCCACGATTCTAAAAACAAGAATCATCGCTTCGCACCAACAAGTTTGCCGTGTGGACAGAGAAGAAATTGTTCCACTGACAAATGACGAAGAAAAACAAATTTTGGAACGATTAAAAGAGAAAATCAAAGAAGCTTCTGCCGTAATCCTCTCTGATTACGATAAGGGTTATTTAACCCCTTCTTTGATCCAAGCTGTGATTTCTCTATGTAATGTAGAAAAAAAAATTGTGACTGTTGATCCTCAAGTAAGCCATTTTTTCTTATACAAAAACATACATATCATGACGCCAAACCATCATGAGGCGGGAAAGGCATTAGGTAAAAAACTATCCAGTGATTCTGAAATCGAACTCGCTTGTCGCGAAATTTCTGAGAAAATTACCCCTGATGCGATGATGATTACCAGAGGGGAAAAAGGTATGTCAATTTATGAAAGGACATCCAATCGTTTTTACCATATCCCAACCGTTGCAAAGGAAGTATTTGATGTAACAGGGGCAGGGGATACGGTAATCACCACCTATACAGCGTTTGTTGCAAGTGGGATGAACATTGGGGAAGCAGCTCTAGTCTCCAATGTAAGTGCTGGAATCGTCGTTGGGAAATTGGGTGCGGCAACGGTGACACAATCTGAGATCGAAGAGGCTCTTCGGACTTTGGGATATCTTGAGGAATCAATATGA